One Nicotiana sylvestris chromosome 12, ASM39365v2, whole genome shotgun sequence genomic window carries:
- the LOC138883992 gene encoding auxin-responsive protein SAUR21-like: MGFRLLPMISGANQIYKLQSVLKRNHSDVPKGHFAVYVGEIEKKRYVVPIIYLNHPSFQNLLCKAEEEFGFHHPTSGLTILCNENDFVDVTSRLNL; encoded by the coding sequence ATGGGATTTCGTTTGTTACCTATGATTTCCGGTGCCAATCAAATCTACAAATTGCAGTCTGTTCTTAAAAGGAATCATTCAGATGTTCCTAAAGGACATTTTGCAGTTTATGTCGGAGAGATTGAGAAGAAGCGATATGTGGTGCCAATAATATACCTGAACCATCCTTCGTTCCAGAACTTGTTATGCAAAGCAGAAGAAGAGTTTGGATTTCATCATCCAACGAGTGGTCTAACAATACTTTGCAATGAGAATGATTTTGTTGACGTGACTTCTCGATTGAATTTATGA